A genomic window from Prochlorococcus sp. RS04 includes:
- the purL gene encoding phosphoribosylformylglycinamidine synthase subunit PurL — MINQENNDRYDLNEALQVENLTLNDYEEICKRLKRKPNRTELGMFGVMWSEHCCYRNSKPLLSKFPTKGKNVLVGPGENAGVIDVGNNQKLVFKIESHNHPSAIEPFQGAATGVGGILRDIFTMGARPIAVLNSLRFGNLDKSSNVDLLRGVVSGIAHYGNCVGVPTVGGEIEFDDSYSGNPLVNVMALGLLETEEIVCSGAKNVGSPVLYVGNTTGRDGVGGASFASSELTTTSLDDRPAVQVGDPFVEKSLIEACLDAFKTGDVIAAQDMGAAGLTCSSAEMAANGNLGISIDLDLVPSREDDMSSYQYLLSESQERMLFVVKEKKINDLIEKFNKWGLYASVIGEVIGTNEVIISHKDKIVAQIPTAALSDDTPVNFHNVINNPPDDLLNKWEWKENDLPEIHDQKIFSLKENKNFSFSEIILKLLSNPSIASKRWIFKQYDSQVQSNTVFKPGKSDAAVVRLREQNKKNKTKVFSGVAASVDCNSRWVALDPFRGSIAAVAESARNVSCVGAEPVAITNNLNFSSPENEIGYWQLSSSCNGIAEACKALETPVTGGNVSLYNESKNKDNLITPINPTPVIGMVGRLDNVEKAISSEWKNIEDQIWLIGSYKSDMTIAASSYLEYFHGEITGRPPKIDLLDEKFCQNFLRNAILNSLVVSSHDISDGGLAIALAESCILSARGATIELEKDLNRVDNLLFAEGGSRIIFSISKIKQNAWFNYLKQNKKNFPSSVYVKKIGYVSSHSLKIKINEKNICNIRVEELTEKFNNSISDYF; from the coding sequence ATGATAAATCAAGAAAATAATGATCGATATGATCTCAATGAAGCATTACAAGTTGAAAATTTAACACTTAATGATTATGAAGAAATTTGCAAAAGATTAAAGAGAAAACCTAACAGAACGGAATTAGGCATGTTTGGCGTTATGTGGTCTGAACATTGTTGTTATAGAAATTCAAAACCTTTACTATCTAAGTTTCCCACTAAAGGTAAAAATGTTTTAGTTGGACCTGGAGAAAATGCTGGTGTTATTGATGTTGGAAACAATCAAAAACTTGTTTTTAAAATAGAAAGTCATAATCATCCTTCTGCTATTGAACCTTTTCAAGGCGCAGCAACAGGTGTAGGAGGAATTTTAAGAGATATATTCACAATGGGTGCAAGGCCAATCGCTGTCTTGAATTCATTGAGATTTGGCAACCTTGATAAATCATCAAATGTTGATTTACTACGAGGTGTTGTATCCGGTATTGCACATTATGGGAATTGCGTAGGTGTGCCGACTGTTGGAGGTGAAATTGAATTCGATGATAGTTACTCTGGAAATCCTCTAGTGAATGTTATGGCTTTAGGACTCTTAGAGACTGAGGAAATCGTTTGTTCTGGAGCTAAAAACGTAGGATCACCAGTGTTATATGTTGGTAATACAACTGGCAGAGATGGTGTTGGTGGTGCTAGTTTTGCTAGTTCAGAATTAACTACAACTTCATTGGATGATAGACCTGCTGTTCAGGTAGGTGATCCATTTGTTGAGAAAAGTCTTATTGAAGCTTGTTTGGATGCTTTTAAGACAGGGGATGTAATTGCAGCTCAAGATATGGGTGCTGCAGGTTTAACATGCAGTAGCGCAGAAATGGCCGCAAATGGAAATTTAGGGATATCTATTGATTTAGATTTGGTTCCTTCTAGAGAAGATGATATGTCCTCATACCAATATTTATTATCGGAATCGCAAGAAAGAATGTTATTTGTTGTTAAAGAAAAAAAAATTAATGATCTTATTGAAAAATTTAATAAATGGGGATTATATGCCAGTGTTATTGGTGAAGTGATAGGAACTAATGAGGTAATTATTTCTCATAAAGATAAAATTGTGGCCCAAATACCTACTGCTGCCTTATCTGATGATACTCCAGTAAATTTTCACAATGTGATTAATAACCCACCAGATGATCTTTTAAATAAATGGGAATGGAAAGAAAATGATTTGCCAGAAATTCATGATCAAAAAATATTTTCATTGAAGGAAAATAAGAATTTCTCTTTTTCCGAAATCATTTTAAAACTACTCTCTAATCCATCAATAGCTTCTAAACGATGGATTTTTAAACAATATGACTCTCAAGTTCAGTCAAATACAGTTTTTAAACCTGGAAAATCAGATGCAGCCGTAGTAAGACTAAGGGAACAAAATAAAAAAAATAAAACTAAAGTATTTTCTGGTGTCGCTGCTTCAGTTGATTGCAATAGTAGATGGGTTGCGCTTGATCCTTTTAGAGGATCTATCGCTGCCGTTGCAGAGTCCGCTAGAAATGTTAGTTGTGTTGGTGCTGAACCAGTAGCAATTACAAATAATTTAAATTTTTCTTCCCCTGAGAATGAAATAGGATATTGGCAACTTTCATCTTCATGTAATGGAATTGCTGAAGCCTGTAAAGCTTTAGAAACTCCTGTTACAGGAGGTAATGTATCTTTATATAATGAATCTAAAAATAAAGATAATCTAATTACCCCTATTAATCCTACTCCTGTTATTGGAATGGTTGGTAGGTTAGATAATGTCGAAAAAGCTATTAGTAGTGAATGGAAAAATATTGAAGATCAAATCTGGTTAATTGGTTCATATAAATCAGATATGACAATTGCAGCTAGTTCTTATCTGGAATATTTTCATGGAGAAATCACAGGTCGGCCTCCAAAAATAGATTTGCTGGATGAAAAGTTTTGCCAGAATTTTTTAAGGAATGCGATTTTAAACAGTCTTGTAGTTTCTTCTCATGATATAAGCGACGGAGGTTTAGCTATAGCTTTAGCAGAGTCTTGTATTTTGTCCGCAAGGGGTGCAACTATAGAATTAGAGAAAGATTTAAATAGAGTTGATAATTTATTGTTTGCGGAAGGGGGGTCAAGAATTATTTTTTCAATTAGTAAAATTAAACAAAATGCATGGTTTAATTATTTAAAACAAAATAAAAAAAATTTTCCATCAAGTGTTTATGTAAAAAAAATAGGATACGTATCTAGTCACTCGCTGAAAATAAAAATCAACGAAAAAAATATTTGCAATATTAGGGTTGAGGAATTAACCGAAAAATTTAATAATAGTATTTCAGATTATTTTTAA
- a CDS encoding PRC-barrel domain-containing protein, with amino-acid sequence MKLPKEILLSELLNYNVKGNMVLNYGNGENVWMHPPVHRILGWYSRPSNFDLKRNVWRLNQITQIIDNEIYVKGDPAISDLATLNRFPTLIEANLININGSKIGVIADFLFEIKTGKIKYYLVSRSNPKIPGSSRWKLTIDNINDQQPGLVFCDSNSLDDLSLIKSSIKNEFMQKGKKIFDRFDDMKNIASNRLEDWLEEDEDISQNLDFEEKSFYNNKRTYIPSSEKKEDDPWI; translated from the coding sequence TTGAAATTACCAAAAGAAATTTTATTAAGTGAATTACTAAATTATAATGTTAAGGGCAATATGGTCCTTAATTATGGAAATGGTGAAAATGTTTGGATGCACCCTCCAGTTCACCGGATTCTAGGATGGTACTCTCGTCCTTCAAATTTTGATTTAAAAAGAAATGTTTGGCGATTAAATCAAATCACTCAAATAATAGATAATGAAATTTATGTCAAAGGCGATCCAGCTATTTCGGATTTAGCAACTTTAAATAGGTTCCCAACTTTAATAGAAGCTAATCTTATAAATATAAATGGATCAAAAATAGGAGTGATTGCAGATTTTTTATTTGAAATTAAAACGGGAAAAATTAAATATTACTTAGTTTCTAGATCTAATCCTAAGATTCCAGGTTCTAGTAGATGGAAATTAACTATTGATAATATCAATGACCAACAACCGGGATTGGTATTCTGTGATAGTAATTCTTTAGATGATTTATCTTTAATTAAATCAAGTATTAAAAATGAATTTATGCAAAAAGGAAAAAAAATTTTTGATAGATTTGATGACATGAAAAATATTGCTTCTAACAGATTAGAGGATTGGCTTGAAGAAGATGAAGATATTAGCCAAAACTTAGATTTTGAAGAAAAAAGTTTTTATAATAATAAAAGAACATATATACCTTCTAGTGAAAAAAAAGAAGATGACCCTTGGATATAA